The following are from one region of the Gammaproteobacteria bacterium genome:
- a CDS encoding GNAT family N-acetyltransferase, which produces MQLTLLDSLNTLPAAQWNSLAGDENPFLRHEFLAALERHHCVGAEAGWWPQHLIVEDNGQLLGAVPMYLKNNSYGEFVFDWAWAEAYQRSGLHYYPKLVVSIPYTPATGSRLLLADTPNREAVADLLIEGALNHARNLNLSSMHWLFTDDADTQRLERHGLMRRVGCQYHWTNQGYRDFDDFLSDFSAEKRKKVKRERRQVRESGVALELLNGHQISDEQWDIFHAFYASTFDEKGGIASLTPEFFKELGRTMPDQTLLIMARHDGRHVAGAFFLRGRDTLYGRHWGCTEHFHSLHFEACYYRAIDYCIEHGIKRFEAGAQGEHKISRGFLPTPTYSAHWIAHEGFRNAIEDFLTREKIVMGRYMQELAEHSPYKCGVSLD; this is translated from the coding sequence ATGCAACTTACCCTCCTCGACAGTCTCAACACCCTCCCCGCCGCCCAATGGAACAGCCTGGCTGGCGATGAAAACCCTTTTCTGCGCCATGAATTCCTCGCCGCACTGGAGCGCCACCACTGTGTCGGTGCGGAAGCGGGCTGGTGGCCCCAGCACCTTATCGTCGAAGATAACGGCCAACTGCTCGGCGCGGTGCCGATGTATCTCAAGAACAACTCCTATGGAGAATTCGTATTTGATTGGGCATGGGCCGAAGCCTATCAGCGCAGCGGGTTACACTACTATCCTAAGTTGGTGGTTTCCATCCCCTACACTCCCGCCACCGGATCACGCCTGCTGCTGGCCGACACGCCCAATCGCGAAGCCGTCGCCGATCTGCTGATCGAAGGTGCGCTGAACCATGCCCGCAATCTAAACCTCTCAAGCATGCACTGGCTGTTCACCGATGATGCCGACACGCAACGACTGGAACGACACGGCCTGATGCGGCGCGTCGGCTGCCAGTACCACTGGACGAACCAGGGATACCGCGATTTTGATGATTTCTTGAGTGATTTTTCCGCAGAGAAGCGCAAAAAGGTCAAGCGCGAGCGCCGCCAGGTGCGGGAATCAGGCGTGGCACTGGAGCTTTTGAATGGCCACCAGATCAGCGATGAACAATGGGACATCTTCCATGCTTTCTACGCATCCACCTTCGATGAAAAAGGCGGTATAGCCTCACTGACACCAGAATTTTTTAAGGAACTAGGGCGGACGATGCCCGATCAGACCCTGCTCATCATGGCCCGCCACGACGGGCGCCATGTAGCCGGGGCCTTTTTTCTGCGCGGTCGGGATACCTTGTATGGCCGCCACTGGGGCTGCACTGAACACTTCCACAGCCTGCATTTCGAGGCCTGTTATTACCGCGCCATCGACTACTGCATCGAACACGGCATCAAGCGTTTCGAGGCCGGCGCGCAGGGCGAACACAAAATCAGTCGCGGTTTTTTACCCACACCTACCTATTCCGCACACTGGATCGCCCACGAAGGCTTCCGTAACGCCATCGAAGATTTTCTGACCCGGGAGAAAATCGTCATGGGAAGATACATGCAGGAACTCGCGGAGCATTCGCCTTATAAATGCGGAGTAAGTTTAGATTAG
- the trxB gene encoding thioredoxin-disulfide reductase translates to MSETKHYRLLILGSGPAGYTAAVYAARANLNPVIITGLAQGGQLMTTTDVDNWPGDAQGVQGPELMERMQKHAERFGTQIVFDHINKAELQQRPFRLTGDSGVYTCDALIIATGASAMYLGLPSEETYKGRGVSACATCDGFFYRNQPVAVIGGGNTAVEEALYLSNIASHVTVVHRRDKFKSEKILADHLVEKVKSGKVTIEWNHTLDEVLGDAKGANAMRIKSMQDGSTKDISVQGVFVAIGHKPNTDLFDGQLEMNGGYLKVKSGAEGNATATSIPGIFAAGDVADHIYRQAITSAGSGCMAALDAERYLDGLGKTG, encoded by the coding sequence ATGAGCGAAACCAAACACTACCGTCTTTTGATCCTGGGCTCCGGCCCCGCCGGTTACACCGCCGCCGTCTATGCAGCGCGCGCCAACCTTAATCCTGTGATCATCACCGGTCTGGCGCAAGGTGGGCAATTAATGACCACCACCGATGTCGACAACTGGCCCGGTGACGCCCAAGGCGTGCAAGGCCCGGAACTCATGGAGCGCATGCAGAAACACGCCGAGCGCTTCGGCACACAGATCGTCTTTGACCACATTAATAAAGCAGAGTTGCAGCAACGCCCCTTCCGTCTCACAGGCGACAGCGGGGTGTACACCTGTGACGCTCTGATTATCGCCACCGGCGCATCGGCGATGTACCTGGGCTTGCCCTCCGAGGAGACTTACAAAGGCCGCGGCGTATCGGCCTGCGCCACCTGCGATGGCTTTTTTTACCGCAACCAGCCGGTTGCGGTCATCGGCGGCGGCAACACCGCTGTGGAAGAAGCGCTGTACCTCTCCAACATCGCCTCCCACGTCACCGTGGTACACCGCCGCGACAAATTCAAATCTGAAAAGATTCTCGCCGACCACCTGGTCGAGAAAGTGAAAAGTGGCAAGGTCACCATCGAGTGGAACCACACCCTTGATGAAGTGCTAGGTGATGCAAAGGGCGCCAACGCCATGCGCATCAAGAGCATGCAGGATGGCAGTACGAAGGACATTTCTGTACAGGGCGTCTTTGTCGCCATTGGGCATAAACCGAATACCGACCTGTTCGACGGACAACTGGAGATGAACGGCGGCTACCTCAAGGTCAAAAGCGGTGCCGAGGGCAACGCCACCGCCACCAGCATCCCCGGCATATTCGCTGCGGGCGACGTGGCCGACCACATCTACCGGCAAGCCATCACCTCCGCCGGTTCGGGCTGCATGGCGGCGCTGGATGCGGAGCGGTATTTGGATGGCTTGGGGAAGACTGGCTAA
- a CDS encoding DNA translocase FtsK 4TM domain-containing protein, with protein sequence MIGAVSRGLREGALLVLGAIAVYLLISLVTYHPSDPGWSHTGMTDKIENSGGVAGAWFADVFLYLFGYFAYLFPVMVGIGGWLLYKEQAEDRAEALQHLGLQVAGFVLTMMAGSGLATLRFSSKVPDLPLNSGGILGDVVGGTLAGAFSPIGATLFLLALFLTGVTLFTGLSWFRLMDATGRMTLRALDSARLSLLRFKEYLAGRRASQVRGEALVADKVMREQRPPPRIEPVIKKVEPSPRVEKERQITIPMFEHSANTELPPLALLDAPDAHKESVSPAALEAMSRQVEMKLKDFGIDAIVVEVHPGPVITRFELQPAAGVKVSQITGLAKDLARSLSVISVRVVEIIPGKSVVGLEIPNEHREIVRLSEMLRSKEYDNASSPLSLALGKNIAGHPVVVDLAKMPHLLVAGTTGSGKSVAVNAMILSLLYNATPKEVRLIMIDPKMLELSIYEGIPHLLTPVVTDMKEAAHALRWCVAEMDKRYRLMAAMGVRNIGGYNKKVQDAIDAGQPISDPLFKPAQGMVAQELAPLPYIVVVVDELADMMMVVGKKVEELIARLAQKARASGIHLILATQRPSVDVITGLIKANIPTRIAFQVSSKIDSRTILDQMGAEQLLGHGDMLYLAPGTGLPVRVHGAFVADHEVHKVVDHLKRLGEPQYLDEILQGDDAGGGGEYMGEDQPPGGEADHLYDQALRIVTESRRASISGVQRRLKIGYNRAARLIEEMERSGVVGPLQSNGAREVLAPPPPSSD encoded by the coding sequence TTGATCGGAGCCGTCAGCCGCGGTCTGCGCGAAGGCGCGCTCCTGGTGCTTGGTGCGATTGCGGTATATCTGCTGATATCGCTGGTAACCTATCACCCCTCTGATCCGGGCTGGTCGCATACCGGCATGACTGACAAGATTGAAAACAGCGGCGGCGTGGCGGGCGCGTGGTTCGCCGATGTTTTCCTTTATCTGTTCGGCTATTTCGCCTACCTTTTTCCAGTAATGGTCGGTATTGGCGGCTGGCTTCTGTACAAGGAACAGGCCGAGGACAGGGCGGAGGCGCTGCAGCATCTGGGGTTGCAGGTGGCGGGGTTTGTGCTGACGATGATGGCGGGCAGCGGGCTGGCCACGCTGCGCTTCAGCTCGAAAGTACCCGATCTGCCGCTCAATTCCGGTGGCATCCTCGGCGACGTGGTGGGGGGTACACTGGCGGGCGCATTCAGCCCCATCGGGGCCACGCTGTTCCTGCTGGCGCTGTTTCTCACCGGTGTCACACTATTTACCGGACTGTCCTGGTTTCGCCTGATGGACGCCACCGGGCGAATGACCCTGCGGGCGCTGGATAGCGCACGACTGAGTTTGTTGCGATTCAAGGAATACCTGGCCGGGCGGCGCGCGAGCCAGGTGCGTGGCGAGGCGCTGGTGGCCGATAAAGTCATGCGCGAGCAGCGCCCACCGCCGCGCATCGAACCTGTGATCAAAAAGGTCGAGCCCAGCCCACGGGTGGAGAAGGAACGCCAGATCACGATCCCGATGTTTGAGCATTCCGCAAATACCGAGTTGCCGCCGCTTGCACTGCTCGACGCTCCCGATGCGCACAAGGAGTCGGTGTCCCCTGCTGCGCTTGAGGCCATGTCGAGGCAAGTTGAAATGAAGCTCAAGGATTTTGGTATCGATGCCATCGTGGTGGAGGTGCATCCCGGGCCGGTCATCACCCGCTTCGAGTTGCAGCCCGCAGCGGGGGTGAAGGTCAGCCAGATCACGGGGCTCGCCAAGGACTTGGCGCGCTCCCTCTCTGTGATCAGTGTGCGCGTGGTGGAAATCATTCCCGGCAAATCTGTGGTTGGTTTGGAGATCCCCAATGAGCACCGCGAGATTGTGCGCTTGAGTGAAATGTTGCGCTCAAAAGAATACGACAACGCCTCCTCGCCGCTGAGTCTGGCGCTGGGCAAGAATATCGCCGGACATCCGGTGGTGGTGGATCTGGCCAAAATGCCGCACTTGCTGGTGGCGGGTACCACCGGCTCGGGTAAATCGGTGGCGGTTAATGCCATGATCCTCAGCCTGCTTTACAATGCTACGCCCAAAGAGGTGCGGTTGATCATGATCGACCCCAAGATGCTGGAGCTGTCGATCTACGAGGGCATCCCCCACCTGCTGACGCCCGTGGTGACAGACATGAAGGAAGCTGCCCACGCCCTGCGCTGGTGCGTGGCAGAAATGGACAAGCGTTACCGCCTGATGGCCGCCATGGGTGTGCGTAATATCGGCGGCTATAATAAAAAGGTGCAGGATGCCATTGACGCAGGCCAGCCGATTTCTGACCCTCTCTTTAAGCCAGCGCAGGGCATGGTAGCCCAAGAGCTAGCTCCGTTGCCCTACATCGTGGTGGTGGTCGATGAGCTGGCCGACATGATGATGGTCGTTGGCAAAAAAGTTGAGGAGCTGATCGCGCGTCTCGCCCAAAAGGCGCGTGCCTCGGGCATACACTTGATTCTGGCAACCCAGCGCCCCTCGGTGGATGTCATCACCGGTCTCATCAAGGCCAACATCCCGACGCGCATCGCCTTCCAGGTTTCCTCCAAGATTGATTCGCGCACCATCCTTGATCAGATGGGGGCGGAGCAACTGTTGGGGCACGGCGACATGCTGTACCTCGCACCCGGCACCGGCTTGCCAGTGCGAGTGCATGGCGCGTTTGTCGCCGACCATGAGGTGCATAAAGTCGTGGACCACCTCAAGCGTCTTGGCGAGCCCCAGTATCTTGATGAGATTCTTCAGGGTGACGATGCGGGCGGTGGGGGAGAGTATATGGGCGAGGATCAGCCGCCCGGTGGCGAGGCCGATCACCTTTACGATCAGGCGCTGCGTATTGTCACTGAATCACGCCGCGCCTCGATATCTGGCGTGCAGCGTCGTCTCAAAATTGGCTACAACCGTGCCGCGCGCCTCATCGAAGAAATGGAGCGTTCCGGTGTCGTCGGCCCCCTGCAATCCAATGGCGCGCGCGAAGTGCTCGCGCCGCCACCACCTTCAAGCGATTAG
- the lolA gene encoding outer membrane lipoprotein chaperone LolA, with the protein MVSLAVCVLSASGTYAADANGERLQRFFTEVKSLRADFEQTVTDAKGKVIQEAKGTFALQRPGKFRWDYRAPYQQVIVADGRKIWVYDTDLEQVTVKPLDSALGGTPAQLLSGIRPLEQDFVITGLGPRDGLEWVELVSKAKEKEFERVRLGFDQRDLRMMEIADSFGQSTRLKFSNLQRNPAIDAKTFVFVPPKGVDVVSD; encoded by the coding sequence ATGGTTAGCCTTGCAGTATGCGTGTTGTCGGCGTCCGGGACGTACGCTGCGGACGCTAATGGCGAGCGCTTGCAGCGCTTTTTCACCGAGGTGAAAAGCCTGCGCGCCGACTTCGAGCAGACAGTCACCGACGCCAAAGGCAAGGTCATACAGGAGGCAAAAGGCACCTTTGCCCTGCAGCGCCCCGGAAAATTTCGCTGGGATTACCGCGCGCCCTACCAGCAGGTGATCGTTGCGGACGGGCGCAAGATCTGGGTTTACGACACCGATCTGGAGCAGGTGACAGTCAAACCCCTGGACTCCGCGCTCGGCGGCACCCCTGCACAACTGCTCAGTGGCATCCGGCCCTTGGAACAGGATTTCGTCATCACCGGCCTGGGGCCGCGCGACGGCCTTGAGTGGGTTGAGCTGGTTTCGAAGGCAAAGGAAAAGGAGTTTGAGCGGGTACGGTTAGGATTCGATCAGCGCGACCTGCGCATGATGGAGATAGCCGACAGCTTTGGCCAAAGCACCCGATTGAAATTCAGTAACTTACAGCGCAACCCTGCTATCGATGCAAAGACATTCGTGTTTGTCCCGCCTAAAGGGGTCGATGTGGTGAGCGATTGA
- a CDS encoding DUF2892 domain-containing protein, producing the protein MKHNVGNIDRIARVVAGLGFISMVFVGPQTPWGWLGIIPIATALIGWCPAYTLLGINTCPAHKDAGHPKAS; encoded by the coding sequence ATGAAACACAATGTCGGAAACATTGACCGCATAGCTCGTGTTGTTGCTGGGCTGGGCTTTATCAGCATGGTGTTTGTCGGACCCCAGACACCCTGGGGGTGGCTCGGGATCATCCCAATCGCAACGGCACTGATCGGCTGGTGCCCTGCTTACACGCTGCTGGGAATCAATACATGCCCGGCACATAAAGATGCCGGGCACCCCAAGGCCAGTTAA
- a CDS encoding 3-deoxy-7-phosphoheptulonate synthase, translating into MIVILKPNIDKSGAEYLTLMESLSNLPNIQIRLHEETGAQQVLTELYLIGNTSVLSKEDIQALPGVERVVRISEEYRILGRHKDDGRSTHFDYNGVRFGQDTLNVFAGLCAVDNPQHVELMLKALRDNGQVCTRMGAYKPRTNPYSFQGHGKACLPYVFELAGKYGIKVIAMEVTHESHVNEIRDALEQTGNPTGVMLQIGTRNTQNFELLKIVGRQLEFPVLLKRGFGITLEESLNAAEYLASEGNRKVVFGLRGMKTNAGDPHRNFVDFAHVPVVKRLTRMPVCIDPSHSVGTRDRAPDKILDIMHATAQGVMAGANMILVDFHPAPAKALVDGPQALLLEELPYFLEDISIARQAYEARAALAGKFQAT; encoded by the coding sequence ATGATCGTCATACTTAAACCGAACATAGACAAATCCGGCGCGGAATATCTCACGCTGATGGAATCCCTCAGCAATCTGCCGAACATCCAGATCCGGCTGCATGAGGAAACAGGCGCGCAGCAGGTGCTGACTGAACTCTACCTGATCGGCAACACCTCGGTGCTCTCAAAGGAAGACATTCAGGCCCTGCCGGGCGTGGAGCGCGTGGTGCGCATTTCCGAAGAATACCGGATTCTGGGAAGACACAAGGACGACGGGCGATCCACGCACTTTGATTACAATGGCGTGCGTTTCGGACAAGACACGCTCAATGTCTTCGCCGGCCTGTGCGCCGTCGATAATCCGCAGCATGTCGAATTAATGCTGAAGGCGCTGCGCGACAACGGCCAGGTCTGCACGCGCATGGGCGCTTACAAGCCGCGCACTAACCCCTACTCCTTCCAGGGCCACGGCAAAGCCTGCCTGCCCTATGTGTTCGAGCTCGCGGGCAAATACGGCATCAAGGTCATCGCGATGGAAGTGACGCACGAATCGCACGTCAATGAAATCCGTGACGCCCTGGAGCAAACCGGCAACCCCACTGGCGTCATGCTGCAAATCGGTACGCGCAACACCCAGAATTTCGAGCTGCTCAAAATCGTCGGGCGGCAACTGGAATTCCCTGTGCTGCTCAAGCGCGGCTTCGGCATTACGCTCGAAGAATCGCTGAATGCCGCCGAGTATCTGGCCAGCGAGGGCAATCGCAAGGTGGTGTTCGGCCTGCGCGGCATGAAGACCAATGCGGGCGACCCGCACCGCAACTTCGTGGACTTCGCCCATGTACCCGTGGTCAAACGCCTGACACGCATGCCGGTATGCATCGACCCCTCACACTCCGTCGGCACGCGCGACCGTGCGCCCGACAAGATACTCGACATCATGCATGCGACGGCACAAGGCGTCATGGCCGGGGCAAACATGATACTGGTGGATTTTCACCCCGCCCCCGCCAAGGCGCTGGTAGATGGCCCTCAGGCGCTTCTGCTGGAGGAGCTGCCTTACTTTCTGGAGGATATCAGCATTGCACGGCAGGCCTACGAGGCACGCGCCGCGCTTGCTGGAAAATTTCAGGCGACGTAA
- a CDS encoding EAL domain-containing protein yields the protein MQSSQQTKFIHTYRMRMSVAILTCTLIAALMLAIAFKIDVKTAESNFRDRTEAAYAQLQNKINDSQAVISALSGWHRSHIEKSHSEFSIFTRAMLANHPHVYSIQYLRKVNEQERPAFETQMREEGYAAFNILDRTGEADFIPAKMRQLYFPLTFVEPLEPANSHLIGVDFSSDAELAKSIRAAIESGETVSSKPVTLFAGKPMFILFKAVYKGNIVPEDIKERIEHVDGLFAVVVSPEMLQSYVLDSLDATTTSVTLYHSSFDKYDVAGHLLNYNAPSHSDRFEWLLPEFRQVVDMNSIGRPLIIEFCRDMSLSDINPALPTAIFLAYLATILFIRHSLKGDLKHSIATEISKDELFREKERAEVTLYSIADGVITTDNNNRIEHMNEVAQKLTGWRNGSATGELLGTVFLTYDQENGRPETAILEDETLEHAAAGIRREFLLRSNDGHEYAIKCSVARIRDRSDEVMGSVIVFRDVSTEQAMAMQLAYQARHDELTGLYNRREFELQLGRSLERVRQGGKADVLCYLDLDQFKVVNDTCGHIAGDELLRQVTHLLRENIRDSDLLARLGGDEFGLIMLGCSIEKAKEIAAVLHQLIREYRFVWQGKTFDIGASMGLVEITPEIGSIHEVMSAADSACYVAKDKGRNRIFAYTLNDSELMNRQGEMQWVHKIHEAFANSRFVLYRQQVVPLNHEQAPIHYEVLLRMRDDNGGAVVLPMAFIPAAERYNIMSDVDRWVVKNALAMMSMEHDGRVVYNLNLSGKSLNDENFLAFVVSEIESSGVDTQRICFEITETAAIANLSSARSFMNSLRKMGCSFALDDFGSGLSSFAYLKNLPVDYLKIDGSFVKDMIDDPVDLAMVTCIAQVGRVMGIKTIAESVENESIKNQLKLIGVDYAQGYGVAFPEEWLINEQPASLAGCPDAVAPACKSA from the coding sequence GTGCAAAGTAGCCAGCAGACAAAATTCATCCATACCTATCGCATGCGCATGAGTGTGGCGATATTGACCTGCACCTTAATCGCAGCGCTGATGCTGGCGATCGCTTTCAAAATAGATGTGAAGACCGCCGAGAGCAACTTCCGGGATCGTACCGAGGCTGCCTACGCGCAGTTGCAGAACAAAATCAACGACAGCCAGGCCGTTATCTCAGCACTGTCGGGCTGGCATCGCTCGCACATCGAAAAAAGCCACAGTGAGTTCTCCATCTTCACGAGGGCTATGCTGGCCAACCATCCCCATGTCTACTCCATCCAGTATCTGAGGAAGGTTAATGAACAGGAACGCCCCGCCTTTGAGACGCAGATGCGGGAGGAAGGCTATGCCGCCTTCAATATCCTCGACAGAACAGGCGAGGCTGATTTCATCCCAGCCAAAATGCGGCAGCTCTATTTTCCGCTCACCTTTGTCGAGCCGCTCGAGCCGGCAAACTCTCATCTGATCGGGGTCGATTTCTCTTCCGATGCGGAGTTGGCGAAATCCATCCGCGCGGCCATTGAAAGTGGTGAGACGGTGAGCTCAAAACCGGTCACACTCTTTGCCGGAAAACCGATGTTCATCCTCTTCAAGGCCGTCTATAAAGGCAACATCGTTCCTGAAGATATCAAAGAGCGGATTGAGCATGTCGATGGCCTGTTTGCCGTGGTGGTCTCCCCTGAGATGCTGCAATCCTATGTACTGGACTCGTTGGATGCAACAACAACCAGTGTCACGCTCTATCACAGCAGCTTTGACAAGTATGATGTGGCCGGACACCTCCTAAATTACAATGCCCCCTCGCATTCGGACCGATTTGAATGGCTGCTGCCGGAGTTCAGGCAGGTTGTTGACATGAACAGTATCGGCAGGCCGCTTATTATCGAGTTCTGTCGCGACATGAGCCTGAGCGACATCAACCCGGCACTGCCCACCGCGATTTTCCTGGCCTATCTGGCGACTATCCTTTTTATCAGGCATTCACTCAAGGGCGATCTTAAGCACAGTATCGCCACTGAAATCTCCAAGGACGAACTCTTCCGGGAGAAGGAACGGGCCGAGGTGACGCTGTACTCCATCGCCGATGGCGTAATCACGACTGACAACAACAACCGTATTGAGCACATGAATGAGGTTGCCCAGAAGCTGACCGGCTGGAGGAATGGGAGCGCCACCGGAGAGCTGTTGGGCACAGTGTTTCTTACCTACGACCAGGAGAACGGCAGGCCCGAGACTGCCATTCTCGAAGATGAGACGCTGGAGCATGCCGCGGCCGGTATCAGGCGCGAGTTTCTTTTGAGAAGCAATGACGGCCATGAATACGCAATCAAGTGTTCCGTGGCGCGTATCCGCGATCGCAGCGATGAAGTCATGGGCTCGGTCATTGTCTTTCGCGATGTCAGCACCGAGCAGGCCATGGCGATGCAGCTGGCATACCAGGCGCGCCATGACGAACTGACCGGTCTCTACAACCGTCGTGAATTCGAGCTGCAACTCGGACGTTCACTCGAGCGGGTCAGACAGGGAGGTAAAGCTGATGTGCTCTGCTATCTTGATCTCGACCAGTTTAAGGTTGTGAATGACACCTGCGGCCACATTGCGGGAGATGAGCTTTTAAGGCAGGTGACACACCTGTTGCGCGAGAATATCCGTGACTCCGATCTGTTGGCCCGCCTTGGTGGCGATGAGTTTGGCTTGATCATGCTAGGGTGCTCGATCGAAAAGGCTAAGGAAATTGCCGCGGTTCTTCACCAGCTGATTCGTGAGTACCGATTTGTCTGGCAGGGCAAAACCTTTGATATTGGTGCCAGCATGGGGTTAGTGGAGATCACTCCGGAAATCGGCTCGATCCACGAGGTGATGAGCGCGGCGGACTCCGCCTGTTATGTTGCCAAGGACAAGGGACGCAACAGGATCTTTGCTTATACACTGAATGACAGTGAATTGATGAACCGCCAGGGCGAGATGCAGTGGGTGCACAAGATCCATGAAGCATTTGCAAATAGCCGGTTTGTACTCTATCGTCAGCAGGTAGTGCCACTAAATCATGAGCAAGCCCCAATACATTACGAGGTTCTGCTCAGAATGCGTGACGACAACGGCGGGGCGGTGGTCTTGCCGATGGCGTTCATCCCTGCTGCGGAGCGCTACAACATCATGTCGGACGTGGATCGCTGGGTGGTAAAAAATGCGCTAGCCATGATGTCAATGGAGCATGATGGCAGAGTGGTTTACAACCTCAACCTCTCGGGGAAATCACTCAATGACGAGAACTTTCTGGCGTTTGTTGTCAGTGAAATTGAAAGCAGTGGCGTAGATACCCAGCGCATCTGTTTTGAGATAACAGAGACTGCGGCAATCGCCAACCTCTCATCAGCGCGCAGCTTTATGAACAGCCTGCGCAAGATGGGGTGCAGCTTTGCCCTGGATGATTTTGGTAGCGGTCTGAGCTCCTTTGCCTATCTCAAAAACCTGCCGGTCGACTATCTGAAAATCGACGGTAGCTTTGTCAAGGACATGATAGATGATCCAGTCGATCTGGCCATGGTAACCTGCATCGCCCAGGTGGGCCGGGTGATGGGCATCAAGACCATTGCCGAGTCTGTTGAAAACGAGAGCATCAAGAATCAACTCAAGCTGATCGGTGTCGATTATGCCCAGGGGTATGGTGTCGCATTTCCCGAAGAGTGGCTGATCAATGAGCAGCCAGCCAGTTTGGCAGGTTGTCCTGATGCGGTTGCGCCAGCCTGTAAATCAGCGTGA